CGCAAGCTCGTTGAGCTGCGCGTAGCCGGCCATCGCGCGCTCGACCTGCGCACGCTCGTCCTCGCGCTCGAGCGCGATGGCGATGAAGCGCCCGAAGCGGTCCAGACGCGCCACACGCTCGGGATCGACCGGCAGCTGCGACGCGGGAAGCCGCACCTCGAGCACGCCCAACACGCGATCGCCCATCAGCAAGGGCAGCGCGAGCACGCCGGTGGCGCCTCCGCGACCGCTGCGAGCGACAACCGTGCGGTGCGAGCTGGCGGCTCGGCCAGATGCCGTGTCGTCGCGCGGAATCAGTGCGCCGAGAGCCCCGCGCCATCCGGTGGTATGCGCGACGACCTCGAAGAAGCCGCCGGTCGGCCGCAGCACGGCACCGGAGTCGCCGCCCACAAGCGAGACCGCCTCCTCGGCGATCCCGCCGAGCGATGTGGCGTCGAGATGCTCGGTGGTGACGACCTGCTGGCCGGCGGTAACAAAGAGTCGCAGCTCCTCGACGCGCTCGGCCGACGAGAGCCGCTCGGCCGTGGCGTCTACAACCGTGCGAGCGCAGGCCATCGCTACCTGGAGGTAGCCCTCGGCCTCAGCGCGCGGCACGACGGTGATCGACTTGACGGCCAGGCGGACGGAGTCCTCGCGAACGCCCTTGGCCGAGATGAGTTCCCAGAGTCGCCGGCGGTCGCGCGTCGATGTGACGAACCCGCCGACAACCACGTGGGCGATGGGTGTGCCGTTGCGCAGAACCGGCGCGATGAGTGTGGGCAGGCCGGCTCGGCACATAACGCGTGCGGGACCCGAATCGGCGCTTGGCGGGGTATCGAAGCAGTTCAGGGGGCTTGGGGCCTCAATGTCGGTGACGAGATGGCAGTGTGCGCATCGCGAAACCCCGGCGAGAAGCTCGCACGACCCGAAGTCCATCACGCTGACGGTGACCCCAGTCGCTTGGAACAGAGAGTCAGCAGCAGAACGCCACTCAGGCGTCGAGAAAGCTTCCTTTGCAATGTTGCGATCGTCCGCTGGCACTCGATGCCCCCCGTTGCAGTGACTCCAACGGTTGGTTTATCGGTATTCCCGGACCGCGACTTAAGAGCAAAGCGTGATGGGGGTCACAGGCGTCCGCGGGGAACCCTCACGTCGAACGTCGTGCCCTTGTCGACTTCGCTCGAGACTTCGATCGTGCCGCCCATGCTGTCGACGATGCTCTTGCAGATGGCGAGCCCCAAGCCGAAGCCGCCCTCGCCTGCTGCGCGCGAGGCTTCGCTGCGGAAGAAGCGGTCGAAGATGCGGGGCAGGTCCTCGGGCGGAATGCCCTGACCTGAGTCCGATATCTCCAGCTCGATCATGTCGCGCCGTCGCCTCGTGGAGACGACGATCTTTCCACGAGCAGGCGTGTACTTGGCCGCGTTGTCCAGCAGAATCGAGACGACGTCCTCGAAGCGATCGGGGTCGCCGCTCATGACCAACGGCTCCTCGTCTTCCGGCCCCACGAAGTCGAGATCCTTGTCCATCCAACGGCTTGCAGTCGCGGCCAGACGGTCGCGTACCAGAGCGTTGACCTCGAACTTCTCGGTCTTGAGCACGAGCCCTTGGTCGGCATGGAGCAGGTTGAGCAAGTCACCCGTCAACCTCGCCATCCGCCGAGACTCGCGGTCGATAGCGTCGACGGCTTCGTCGCGCACCTTGGGGTCCTCGGCGCCCCACGCTCGCAGGATGCTGGTGTAGCCGCGAATTCCGGCCACAGGCGTCGCCAGCTCGTGGCTCGCGTCGGCGACAAAGCGTGCCTGGGCCTGGCTGCGCCGCTGCAGGCGCTCGATAAGTCGGTTGATGGACTGTGCGAGTGAGCTGATCTCGTTGCTGCCGTTCTCAGGCAGACGCGCATCCAGTTGACCCGCCTCGATGGAGTCGGCGGCCTTGCGAAGGTTCGCAACCAGATTGAGCACCCACGTCATCGACGTCTGCATCAGCAGCACCATGATCAGCGTTGCTGAGAGTGCGAGCGCCGTCATCGGCGCACGAACGGCGTCGATCACGCGCTCCTCGTTGGTCGGGCGATACGTGACGTCGAGGATCGCGGTCGAGCCGTCCGGCATCTTGACCGGTATGTGCATCACACGAACGGGGAGTTGGGCTTTGCGCGCCAATCCAGAGATGAGGCTGCCAGCGCGGCCTGTCGAGATCGTAGGCTGGTTGGTGGAGATGGCCTCTTGCCGCGCCTCGTCTTGGGAGGGCCACACGGCCTCGGGGCTGGAGGCCCAGATTTGCTTGCCGGTAGCGTCGTAGAGCGCGTACTCCGCCTCGCCGAGGCCAGGCCGGTTGAGTAGCGACGTCAGCTCGGTGCGCAGCGTCTGGTAGGCGAAGCGTCCCCTCTGGTCGCCCGAGAAGCCTTGCGAACCAGCCGAGACAAGCGTCTCGCTCACGGCATCACGCAGTATCGTCGCGGCGCTGGCCGCGACACGCTGGGTCGTGCCCTGAGCGACGCCCTGCATTCCATCGGCGACGATGACGTAGGTCGTGATCGAGATACCCCCGACAACGGCCAGCGCGAACAACACGGAGACGATGAGCAGCCAGAACCGCAGAGACGAGCGAGAACCCATCAGCTTCTCGCGAAGAAGTAGCCCACACCGCGAATCGTGCGAATGACTTGGTTGTTCTCGTCACCAATCTTGTTGCGCAAGTGGCAGACGAAGACTTCGATGACGTTGCTGTCGGTCTCGTGCTGTCCGCCCCACACCTTCTCGAGAATCTCGTCTCGGCTGATAACCCGGCCGGCGTTGGTGACCATGTACTCGAGTAGGTCGTACTCCTTGGCGGTGAAGTTGACCGGCTCCCCGCCCACGAAGACGCTGCGCGACGCCGGGTCGATCTCGACGTTGGCGGCTTGATACGTGTCGCCACCGCGGTCGTGCTCGGTGCGCTTGAGCAGCGCGCGGACCCGCGAGAGCAGCTCGGGGATCTCAAACGGCTTGCGCAGGTAGTCGTCGGCGCCGGCATCGAAGCCGCGCACCACGTCCTGCGTCTCCGAGCGCGCCGTCAGCATGAGGATCGGCATGTTCATGCCGCGGGCGCGCACCGTCGTCGCGACCTCCACACCGTCGGCACCCGGAAGCATGATGTCGAGGAGGATAAGGTCGGGCGACAGCTCGTC
The Coriobacteriia bacterium DNA segment above includes these coding regions:
- a CDS encoding HAMP domain-containing sensor histidine kinase, encoding MGSRSSLRFWLLIVSVLFALAVVGGISITTYVIVADGMQGVAQGTTQRVAASAATILRDAVSETLVSAGSQGFSGDQRGRFAYQTLRTELTSLLNRPGLGEAEYALYDATGKQIWASSPEAVWPSQDEARQEAISTNQPTISTGRAGSLISGLARKAQLPVRVMHIPVKMPDGSTAILDVTYRPTNEERVIDAVRAPMTALALSATLIMVLLMQTSMTWVLNLVANLRKAADSIEAGQLDARLPENGSNEISSLAQSINRLIERLQRRSQAQARFVADASHELATPVAGIRGYTSILRAWGAEDPKVRDEAVDAIDRESRRMARLTGDLLNLLHADQGLVLKTEKFEVNALVRDRLAATASRWMDKDLDFVGPEDEEPLVMSGDPDRFEDVVSILLDNAAKYTPARGKIVVSTRRRRDMIELEISDSGQGIPPEDLPRIFDRFFRSEASRAAGEGGFGLGLAICKSIVDSMGGTIEVSSEVDKGTTFDVRVPRGRL
- a CDS encoding response regulator transcription factor; amino-acid sequence: MSDGAKILIVEDDPTIGRFVELELAHAGYEVTRCTDGECALDVVDELSPDLILLDIMLPGADGVEVATTVRARGMNMPILMLTARSETQDVVRGFDAGADDYLRKPFEIPELLSRVRALLKRTEHDRGGDTYQAANVEIDPASRSVFVGGEPVNFTAKEYDLLEYMVTNAGRVISRDEILEKVWGGQHETDSNVIEVFVCHLRNKIGDENNQVIRTIRGVGYFFARS